In one Bacillota bacterium genomic region, the following are encoded:
- a CDS encoding TetR/AcrR family transcriptional regulator, whose amino-acid sequence MPTDTFYNLDAVKKQSIFDAAVSEFAARRFSEASINQIVRDAGISRGSFYQYFDGKEDLYLYVLGEIGKEKMSFAFPEQTPEDADFYTAYIKMVKNILAWARERPLFYKIGALMEKDDSAFIARLQARVPDAWSNFRQLIERDKELGRIRRDVDSDLMIHMLIALNMYFLRDFYETGDEETMLRQVEDLLKIIWGGIANV is encoded by the coding sequence GTGCCAACAGACACGTTCTATAACCTGGATGCGGTAAAAAAACAAAGCATATTTGATGCCGCAGTCAGTGAGTTTGCCGCTCGTCGCTTCAGTGAAGCTTCCATCAATCAAATAGTTAGAGATGCCGGCATTTCTCGGGGCAGTTTCTATCAGTATTTCGACGGCAAGGAAGATCTTTATCTGTACGTTTTGGGTGAAATCGGTAAAGAGAAGATGAGTTTTGCGTTTCCCGAGCAGACGCCTGAAGATGCCGACTTTTATACTGCTTACATTAAAATGGTCAAGAACATTTTAGCCTGGGCCCGGGAAAGACCGCTATTTTATAAGATTGGTGCTCTAATGGAGAAAGATGATAGTGCTTTCATAGCTAGGCTCCAGGCCCGGGTGCCCGATGCCTGGAGCAACTTCCGGCAGTTAATTGAGCGGGATAAGGAATTAGGCCGGATTCGCCGGGATGTAGACAGCGATTTAATGATTCATATGCTCATTGCTCTGAACATGTATTTTCTCCGTGATTTTTACGAGACTGGCGATGAAGAGACCATGCTCCGGCAGGTGGAAGATCTGCTAAAAATTATCTGGGGAGGGATTGCAAATGTTTAA
- a CDS encoding ABC transporter ATP-binding protein yields MFKVSDLKFRYPKNEEYAVNGIDFEIKEGEIFGFLGPSGAGKSTTQKLLIKLLKDFEGEVLYQGKPLAEYGDDFYQDIGVSFEMPISFSKLTAMENLEFFKRLYKSTDDVEPLLKRVGLWDSRNKKAGEYSKGMKIRLNFVRALLNNPKMLFLDEPTNGIDPVNGRIMKDMIREFREQGGTVFLTSHIMSDVDELCDRVAFIADGKLREEDSPRNLKLKYGKRTVKVEYRENGDVVAKEFTMDEIKEPAFCELLRTKDIETLHSGETTLEDIFIKVTGVALHE; encoded by the coding sequence ATGTTTAAGGTCAGCGATTTAAAGTTTAGGTATCCCAAGAACGAGGAGTATGCGGTCAACGGAATTGATTTTGAGATTAAGGAAGGAGAGATTTTTGGCTTCCTTGGGCCCAGCGGCGCTGGCAAGAGTACGACGCAAAAACTGCTGATCAAGCTGCTCAAGGATTTTGAGGGGGAGGTGCTCTATCAGGGTAAGCCCCTGGCAGAGTATGGAGACGATTTCTACCAGGACATCGGTGTCTCCTTTGAAATGCCCATTTCTTTTTCCAAACTTACGGCCATGGAAAACCTGGAATTCTTTAAACGCCTGTATAAGAGTACCGATGACGTCGAGCCGCTTCTAAAGCGGGTTGGCTTGTGGGACAGCCGCAACAAAAAGGCAGGCGAGTATTCCAAGGGGATGAAGATTCGCCTGAACTTTGTGCGGGCGCTCCTTAACAACCCAAAGATGTTGTTCCTGGATGAGCCGACCAACGGCATTGACCCTGTAAACGGCCGGATTATGAAGGACATGATCCGTGAATTCCGGGAGCAGGGCGGGACGGTCTTCCTTACCAGTCATATTATGAGCGATGTGGATGAGCTTTGTGACCGGGTGGCGTTCATTGCTGACGGGAAGTTGCGGGAAGAAGATTCCCCTCGAAATCTCAAGCTCAAATATGGCAAACGCACTGTCAAGGTGGAATACCGGGAGAATGGCGATGTGGTGGCCAAGGAGTTTACCATGGACGAAATTAAAGAGCCCGCGTTTTGCGAGCTTTTACGCACCAAGGACATTGAGACATTGC